The genomic stretch ATCACTCATAGCCAGTGGGGATGTTATGAGACAGGCTCTGAGGAAGGGGAAAAACTTCCTGATGGAAACTGATTACCTGGATGACCTTAATAGACCTGGTGCAGTTCTGGGTCCGAAAACAGTGCCCAGGAGAACCCGTAAACTTCTTAATGCAGGTCTAATAACTGAAGAAGATGCTTTTAAGATTCATGTTGAACGAGTGGAGAGGCTTTACAATATAGATATGGGTTATTAGTGTAGATTTTATGTTAAGAATATGGAGATAAGTTATTAGTGTAGTTATATGTTAATAACATGGTTTTAACCATGCCCTCCTCCAATTAAGAAGCTGATCACGCCAATTACAATCCCGATGATCACGATTTCAATACTGGTTTTAAGTAAACTTTCCCGGGATACTCGGCCCAGGTACACACCCAGTATAATCAAGGCTACAAAGCAGAGTATAATGGTGCATATGGTGGCAGGCATCCTGTCAGCTATTAAGAGGAAGGGCAGCACTGGGACAAATGAACCAGTGAAACTGCTGAATCCATGTGTGAACATGCTCATAAAGATTCGTCTCTTGGCCTGCTGGTGAATATGGGTGTCATCCAGTTTACCCTCATCAAGCATCATCTTCTGCTCCAGTTCACGGAGGGTGCGAGCTTCCTCAGCCCGTTCACCAATAAAGGATCCGAAGGCATTGGACAGGGCCAGGGCTATGCCACCGGCAAGACCAGTTAATCCAACAGAAAAATTAGAAATCTCCACTCCAGCTGCACCAGCCACTCCACTAGCAGTGAGGGTAACTCCCATAACTGCCAGTATCCCATCCATAGTGCCCAGAGCAACGTAACGGCTCATTTTAAGATATTCATTAATGAATTCTCTTATCTTCATTGAAATTTACTCCAATATAAAAGTTAAAATTAATCTAATATTCTTTAATATAATTCTTCCTTTATTTTGAGAATTTCCTCACAGGATGGAATACCACTTGGAACAAATTTTCAGGTTAAATATAAGTTCTATTCAAAGTATCGGTGAATTTAAAATCTTATTGCATCTTGTAATAAAACTGGGTTAAGGGTGCCTTTTTCCCAATTCATGGTTTAATTCATTATTAGAATCTGTACATTAACATAAACCTTCAGTATAATTTCCGCATTGTAAAAACCTTTAGTCTAGTTAATGTTGGGGAAAGTTATTTTAACCTCTTCCCAGTTCTTTATGTGCCCGTGCCAAGTGTCCGGCTGCTAAGGCGCCCATGAGTGATAATTCACCTGCCAGTACAGTAGCGCCTACGATTTCGGCAAATTTACTAACATTACCCCCGCCATAAACTCCCATGATCTCTAAGCATTCCCGGGCAGTTTCCAGACGTGTGCCTCCTCCAACTGTGGCCAGGGGAAGGTCTGGCAGGGTCACAGAAAAGTAAAGGTTTCCATTTTCTTCTTCAGCAGTGGTTATCCCCAGGCTGCCTTCTACTATGTGGGCTTCATCCTGTCCTGTGGCCAGGAATAATGCTCCGATCATGTTGGCGTAATGGGCATTGAATCCCATACTTCCGGATACGGCAGATCCAATCATGTTTTTAGCAAGGTTAACTTCCACAATTGACTGGACATTGGTTTTAAGTTTTTCCTCCACCACTTCACCGGGTATCACAATCTCAGCAACCACGGTTTTTCCACGTCCTTCAATCAGGTTCAGTGCAGAAGGCTTTTTATCAACACACAGGTTGCTGCTGAGTGCCACCACATGGGCTCCAGTTTCCCTGGTTAAAATTTCCAGTGCCTTTTCAGTGGCAATGGTAACCATGTTCATACCCATACTATCTCCAGTGCTGAAGGTGAAACGGGGATAAACATAGCGACCAACCACTACAATGGGGTCAATCTTCAAAAGTCTCCCATGACTGGTAGTACTTTCTGAGGCTTCTTTAAGCTCAATGAAATGTCTTTCAATCCATTCCTTTATTTCCAGTGCTCCAGAAACAGAACTGGCCCTTATGACAGGGGCTCGGGTCATCTTATCATCTATGATTCGAACGGTGGCACCGCCAACTGCCTGGGTAACTGAGCATCCCCTGTTAACCGAGGCAACCAGTGCACCTTCAGAAGTAGCCAGGGGAATGAAAAAGTCTCCCTGAGCATGTTCTCCATTGACTTTTAAAGGTCCGGCCAGTCCCAATGGGATCTGCACGGTTCCAATGGGGTTTTCAATATTCCTTTTACTGGCTTCAACCAGGTCCAGTGAGTACTGGGATAAGTGTTTTAATTTAGTTTTGGAAATTTTTTCTACAAATTCTCTCCTTATATCAACTGCATCTCGAGGTTTAGCAGTGAAATTCTCAACCTGATGAAGTTTAATCTCTCCTTTGGAAAGTTTTTCAATGATTTCTTTTTTTCCTGTCATAAAATCATCTTATTTTTTTTATAATCTTTTTTCTATAATTTTTTTCTGTGCATGGCAGTGCTGGTGTTAAGGTTTTTTATATTCTTTGAATAGAACTAGTGAATCATTAATTCAGGGTTCATTCAAACATTTTTTTTTAAGATTTAGGTTATTTCATTCATTAGACTGGCAATTTGTGAGGGCTGTTTTGCTACTTCCACTCCAGCTGCTTTAAGTGCTTTTATCTTGCTTTCAGCAGTCCCTGTATTTCCTTCTATAATCGCCCCAGCATGTCCCATTCTCTTCCCTGCAGGAGCTGTTCTACCCGCAATGTAGGCTACCACTGGTTTGGTTATGTGCTCTGCAATGTATTCTGAGGCTTTTTCCTCTGCATTACCCCCTATCTCTCCTATCATTGCCATGGCCCTGGTTTGAGGGTCATCCTCGAATTTCTGCAATACATCTGCAAAATCCATACCCACCACTGGGTCACCTCCAATACCCAGGCAGGTGCTCTGTCCTAAACCAGCGTTGGTTATTTGACTGGCCACTTCATAGGTAAGGGTTCCACTACGTGAAACAATGCCTATATCACCAGGGTTGAAGATGTGGGTAGGCATTATTCCCAGCTTACCAACTCCTGGGGTTATGATACCCGGAGTGTTGGGTCCTATTACATTACAGTTGTTATTCCTAGCATACCTAGCTATTTCCATGGCATCATGGACTGGGATGTGTTCGGTGATGATCACTACTAATTCCAGTTGGGATATGGCTTCAAAAGCAGCATCCTTAGCGAATGGTGCGGGAATGAATATTATGGATGCATTAACATCCATTTCTTCTTTTATCTCTGCAATGGAGTTGTAGACAGGAATACCTTCAAATTCCTGACCTCCTTTACCTGGTGATGTGCCTGCTACTATGTTGGTGTTATATTCCAGCATACTTTTAGTGTGAAAAGAACCCTGTTTCCCGGTAATGCCCTGCACCACGCATCTGGTGTCCTCATCAAGAAATATCACGGTATCACTTCCTGTAACTTAAAGATCTATCATTGATTTTTTGTTTTTTTCCAAATTTGTTAATTATATAAGTTATCTGATGATTTTTAAACCATGTTTAAACCCTTAAAATCTTCATCTTATCCGACAAAGGCACAGCTAAATCCATTACATTACCATTCATATAAGCTGTAACAGACATTATCACACTTCCCGGGATAACGTGTGATGGTGATCCTCTTTTAACCAGATAAACGTTTTTATTACCCAGTGCAGCACCCATCATGGCTCCGGCAACTACTGCCATGCTTTCAATATCTTCCACAGTCACCACCACCACAGGATCATCTGTTTCATCAGAAACAAAACCCACTCCTGGTATTTCTTTATTATGGTTAAGGCTACTGCCCCCTATATCTGTAACATGATCCATTCCCTGAGCAGCTTTGATCACAGAATTTGCAACTTTATGGACGAATGATTCACCACCGTAGGTGTCAAAGGCCATTATAATAGCGTCAGGATATCGATCCTGCCTTATTTTTGCTTCAGCATAGGATACTCCTTCACCAGCACCCTCTGGAGTGGAGGATATTCCATTAATATCTCCAGGATCCTCGGCATTTCTTTTAAGCAGAGATATAATGCCTCTGTTAACCTCCTCAAGTTTATCATCCTCTACAAAGGCACTGATCACCACATCGTCACCGGTGATATTTGTAAGAGCGGCTTTATAAGCACCTAATTTAATTAACTCGGGAATATCGTTTTCAATGCTGCTTATTAGCTTTTCACTACACGAAACATCGTTGCCTGAAATATCCGCACCTATGGAGGTTATTTTCAAATCATCACCTTGAATCTGGTTGAAATATCAATTAATAGTTCTAATAAGTAGAGTGGTAAAACACATGGATATTATATGGACACTTATTATAATTATGAGATTAGTATGGTGAAACCTTGTTCTTATAGATTTTTATAGCATATTTCTATTATTTTAAAAATGATGGATAATGGATTAGTATTGTAACTAACTACAATGATTCATCAATTATTGATCTTTAAACTAACATATCACAAAATTTAGTAATGTGAAAAAACAATACAATAATAGATAGGTGCTATGATTCAAATTCAAATCATTAAACAGAAGATTTTAGCATTATTATAAGGAAGTGTAAGCTTTGATTTCAAAACCATTAATATGTGTTCCCATACTCCAAAAAGACAGATCGAGTGTTTTGAAAACTGCCAATAAAGCCGTTAAGGAGGGTGCAGATATCCTTGAACTCAGGATTGATGCACTTATTGATCCGGATCCCCAGGAAGTTATCCATTTAATAGAAGAGATAAACTATCCTTTAATTGCCACCAACAGAATGAAGGAGGAAGGAGGCTATTTCAGAGGATCTGAAGTGGAAAGAACTGAACTTCTAATTCAAGCAGCGGATTATGTGGATTATGTGGATATAGAACTACAAACGGATGAAAAATGCAGATCAAAGGTTATTGGAGCTGCTAAGTCCACTATCATATCTTATCATGATTTTACAAGAACTCCTAATTTGAAGGAGCTTTTTGATATAGTTAAGAAGGAAAAAGATTTAGGAAATATTGCTAAATTCGCTGTAATGCCTGAGAATATTCAGGACACCCTCCATGTTCTTGAAGTTCTGAACCAGGTGGATAACACTATTGGCATTGCCATGGGGGTATTGGGAAGATATACAAGGGTTGTTGCACCATTATTTGGTTCTCCAATTACTTATGCATCTATTGAAGGTGAAGTTGCACCTGGACAACTGAATGTTAAAGATACAAAAGATATAATTGATAAATTACTGGCTGGTGATGTTTAATTGAAACTCAGAAATAGGAACCTTATAATAATAGGATTACTGGTGCTAGTAGCTGCTGCAGGATCTCTTTTTTACCTAACAGCCAATCATAACAGCACAGGGATAACAATTAAAACCAATGGTACTGAAGTTGTAGTTCAATCATCCTCATGGTTCCCGGTTCCAGA from Methanobacteriaceae archaeon encodes the following:
- the hmgA gene encoding hydroxymethylglutaryl-CoA reductase (NADPH) gives rise to the protein MTGKKEIIEKLSKGEIKLHQVENFTAKPRDAVDIRREFVEKISKTKLKHLSQYSLDLVEASKRNIENPIGTVQIPLGLAGPLKVNGEHAQGDFFIPLATSEGALVASVNRGCSVTQAVGGATVRIIDDKMTRAPVIRASSVSGALEIKEWIERHFIELKEASESTTSHGRLLKIDPIVVVGRYVYPRFTFSTGDSMGMNMVTIATEKALEILTRETGAHVVALSSNLCVDKKPSALNLIEGRGKTVVAEIVIPGEVVEEKLKTNVQSIVEVNLAKNMIGSAVSGSMGFNAHYANMIGALFLATGQDEAHIVEGSLGITTAEEENGNLYFSVTLPDLPLATVGGGTRLETARECLEIMGVYGGGNVSKFAEIVGATVLAGELSLMGALAAGHLARAHKELGRG
- the aroD gene encoding type I 3-dehydroquinate dehydratase, producing the protein MISKPLICVPILQKDRSSVLKTANKAVKEGADILELRIDALIDPDPQEVIHLIEEINYPLIATNRMKEEGGYFRGSEVERTELLIQAADYVDYVDIELQTDEKCRSKVIGAAKSTIISYHDFTRTPNLKELFDIVKKEKDLGNIAKFAVMPENIQDTLHVLEVLNQVDNTIGIAMGVLGRYTRVVAPLFGSPITYASIEGEVAPGQLNVKDTKDIIDKLLAGDV
- a CDS encoding TIGR00267 family protein, whose protein sequence is MKIREFINEYLKMSRYVALGTMDGILAVMGVTLTASGVAGAAGVEISNFSVGLTGLAGGIALALSNAFGSFIGERAEEARTLRELEQKMMLDEGKLDDTHIHQQAKRRIFMSMFTHGFSSFTGSFVPVLPFLLIADRMPATICTIILCFVALIILGVYLGRVSRESLLKTSIEIVIIGIVIGVISFLIGGGHG
- the sucD gene encoding succinate--CoA ligase subunit alpha, with protein sequence MIFLDEDTRCVVQGITGKQGSFHTKSMLEYNTNIVAGTSPGKGGQEFEGIPVYNSIAEIKEEMDVNASIIFIPAPFAKDAAFEAISQLELVVIITEHIPVHDAMEIARYARNNNCNVIGPNTPGIITPGVGKLGIMPTHIFNPGDIGIVSRSGTLTYEVASQITNAGLGQSTCLGIGGDPVVGMDFADVLQKFEDDPQTRAMAMIGEIGGNAEEKASEYIAEHITKPVVAYIAGRTAPAGKRMGHAGAIIEGNTGTAESKIKALKAAGVEVAKQPSQIASLMNEIT